From Pelagicoccus albus, the proteins below share one genomic window:
- a CDS encoding TRAP transporter large permease codes for MIEVILILVVVFAVLLFMNVPIAVAIAVASMLAMLIDGHDPSLMVASKMANGIDSFALLAIPFFIFSGLLMGKGGMARRLMDFAASLMGRFPGGLGYVNTVTCMLFGSISGSAAAAVTSIGGFMLPEMKKKGYNNEFSVAITTTAATTGLLIPPSNIMIVYAVASGTVSIAAMFMAGFLPGLLIGILIMAVCLIVAMRTAKASWPKILTAMLVASVALAAIGGVMVGIAWLFQLTKGTLGFYPSLGIWGVIGGICMFLVAKFAPEIWRSFLSALPSMLLLFIVIGGILRGIFTATEASAIAVAYSFLIAVVAYREVKLRELPEILLQAGVTTAVIMLLIGASAGMSWIMTIANIPQTVSAALLTVSDNPLVIMLLINLLLLFVGTFMDMTPAVLIFTPIFLPVANELGISDVHFGIILIANLCIGLCTPPVGTCLFLGCGVGKTTIARVTPFMIPFFLAMFIGLLLITYLPSISMWLPSALGL; via the coding sequence ATGATCGAAGTTATCCTTATCTTGGTGGTCGTTTTTGCGGTCCTGCTTTTCATGAATGTCCCGATCGCGGTGGCGATCGCAGTCGCCTCGATGCTGGCGATGCTCATCGACGGGCATGATCCGAGCCTGATGGTCGCTTCCAAAATGGCCAACGGCATCGATAGTTTCGCTCTCTTGGCGATCCCGTTCTTTATATTTTCTGGTTTGTTAATGGGGAAGGGCGGTATGGCCCGGCGTCTCATGGACTTCGCTGCTTCTTTGATGGGGCGCTTCCCGGGCGGACTCGGTTACGTCAACACCGTGACCTGCATGCTTTTTGGTTCCATTTCTGGATCTGCCGCTGCAGCGGTTACCTCCATCGGCGGCTTCATGCTACCGGAGATGAAGAAAAAGGGCTACAATAACGAGTTCAGCGTAGCGATCACCACCACCGCGGCCACTACTGGACTGCTCATTCCGCCCAGCAATATCATGATCGTGTATGCGGTCGCTTCAGGTACCGTTTCGATCGCAGCCATGTTTATGGCCGGTTTTCTGCCGGGCTTGTTGATTGGCATTTTGATTATGGCCGTTTGCCTCATCGTGGCCATGCGGACAGCTAAGGCATCTTGGCCCAAGATCCTAACCGCGATGCTTGTAGCGAGTGTTGCCCTAGCTGCCATTGGCGGAGTTATGGTCGGGATTGCATGGTTGTTCCAGCTCACTAAAGGGACCCTTGGCTTTTATCCTTCGCTTGGGATTTGGGGAGTGATTGGGGGCATTTGCATGTTTTTGGTGGCTAAGTTTGCTCCCGAAATCTGGCGATCCTTCCTGTCTGCTCTGCCGAGCATGTTGCTGCTTTTCATCGTTATCGGAGGTATTTTGCGTGGAATCTTTACCGCTACGGAAGCATCAGCGATCGCGGTGGCTTATTCCTTCCTCATCGCGGTGGTGGCTTACCGTGAGGTAAAACTACGGGAATTGCCGGAAATTCTGCTGCAAGCAGGGGTCACTACAGCTGTGATCATGCTCTTGATTGGAGCTAGCGCCGGGATGTCATGGATCATGACCATCGCCAATATTCCGCAAACGGTATCGGCTGCGCTGCTCACGGTATCTGACAATCCTCTGGTGATCATGCTTCTGATCAACCTACTGCTCCTGTTCGTCGGAACCTTTATGGATATGACTCCAGCGGTCCTGATTTTCACGCCGATCTTTCTCCCCGTGGCCAACGAGTTGGGAATCAGCGATGTGCATTTCGGCATCATACTCATCGCCAACCTCTGCATTGGCTTGTGTACCCCGCCGGTGGGAACCTGCCTTTTCCTCGGTTGCGGAGTGGGCAAAACCACCATTGCTCGAGTTACCCCCTTCATGATCCCATTCTTTTTGGCCATGTTTATCGGACTATTGCTTATCACCTACCTGCCGAGCATTTCGATGTGGCTGCCGTCTGCCTTGGGCCTCTAG
- a CDS encoding LacI family DNA-binding transcriptional regulator — translation MPSGSNEDINIRSVGDFAKHLGLSRWTVSRILNGHTGVHEDTRKRVMDEMHRLGFQPNMMARSLKGAKTGLIGVCFQEIESPILARKISSLQESLRTRGLRAVMEVTSGVAEAERDIIHHFFSLRVDGIILIGSELSSKDPIFSRLARENMPVVTVDAAQDIPLPRVELDRHSAMLLSLRHLQQRGHKSLALLGLESDPVYGARRIEGLKEAAAKLGMEWDTSFLSMKSDKKTSWSYQYGFDMAQELLQLENPPRGIIALNDRVAIGAMKAIREWGYRIPEDFAVVGFDNLEIGQWTDPALTTVGQNVADLIEQAVILIQKLIDGELSSKEAPVVQVHPKLIVRSSS, via the coding sequence ATGCCTTCCGGAAGCAATGAAGATATAAACATCCGCTCAGTCGGAGATTTCGCTAAGCACCTCGGCCTGTCTCGATGGACCGTTTCGAGAATCCTTAATGGCCACACGGGTGTTCACGAAGACACGCGTAAACGGGTGATGGATGAAATGCATCGCCTCGGTTTTCAGCCCAACATGATGGCCCGGAGCTTGAAGGGGGCGAAAACTGGGTTGATTGGAGTTTGCTTTCAGGAAATTGAGTCACCGATTTTGGCTCGTAAAATCTCCAGTTTGCAGGAAAGCCTGCGAACTCGTGGCTTGCGGGCGGTGATGGAAGTTACCTCGGGAGTAGCTGAGGCGGAGCGCGACATCATTCACCACTTCTTTTCTCTGCGAGTTGATGGGATAATTCTCATCGGATCCGAGCTTTCTTCTAAGGATCCGATCTTTAGTCGTTTGGCCCGCGAGAATATGCCGGTCGTGACCGTCGATGCCGCCCAGGATATTCCGCTTCCTAGGGTGGAGCTCGATCGCCACTCAGCTATGCTGCTTTCATTGAGGCACCTACAGCAGCGGGGACACAAGAGTCTCGCGCTTCTGGGCTTGGAGAGCGATCCGGTCTATGGAGCTCGGAGGATCGAAGGGCTCAAGGAGGCCGCCGCCAAGCTTGGAATGGAGTGGGATACTTCATTCCTATCGATGAAGAGCGACAAGAAGACGTCCTGGTCCTACCAGTACGGTTTTGACATGGCTCAGGAGCTACTGCAGCTGGAAAATCCACCTCGCGGTATCATCGCCTTGAACGATCGGGTCGCCATCGGAGCCATGAAAGCGATTCGCGAGTGGGGCTATCGAATCCCTGAAGACTTCGCCGTGGTGGGCTTCGACAATTTGGAAATTGGTCAATGGACTGATCCGGCCCTAACAACCGTTGGGCAAAACGTCGCCGACCTCATCGAACAAGCGGTTATTCTTATCCAAAAGCTTATCGATGGAGAGCTTAGCAGTAAGGAAGCTCCTGTCGTCCAAGTGCACCCCAAACTCATAGTCCGGTCATCCAGCTAG
- a CDS encoding tagaturonate epimerase family protein, translating to MKPINDFLTRNDLRLLDNPCVSPDFCLDWEALSSAIKSGESLTIHDRSAFSTAAGNWVLVEASNGDHAWKLSSDSVSKDSAPLEPCLEFEGDFYFPASFENLIRIKNLAQEFDENCSIFPTARGQIARSTLGIGARFTTLHWPGVDWAMANLGIGVTANQNSIPRELVYDVDAMLSDSLDTVPFPFIGANVPEGHQGQSVEGMSHGCVMAKLKTGFHAHGINWSFNADHQPIGGKFDVREDRLVEGCLFASYITFDLSPELAITKVPESAEEKKAYVNSNIESSLVEKVAQRVADSGLTVDEDELNSLLCYVWPSMVKMKQRDEKYAAAREKAFTTAVGREYLRELSIDELPGLTTPETTAVMLSLCEAMGMPVNFVAPAFGFQKNMPYPDNAKLKTLIESQWQVCKVFGVSIGFHSGSGKSSENYGVMGEVTGGNLEIKTSGRYTYEMGVALSGSSNEGDQALWKDWYQFTVDLAVSGAFSDSDSEKAMAREFIETSLKYEKLSTDVFESPETVRAALEGLTPSSEHMHWFEYNFLYVLAGEGKAEKSALGDHSPAGYRQRARFYSISEEGRLAFARRVALYIVGLAKDTGIVDSDTCGSAVDKLDSYDSFDAFLSDIAPVAVGS from the coding sequence ATGAAGCCAATCAATGATTTCCTAACCCGCAACGATCTCCGTTTGCTGGACAATCCATGTGTGAGCCCGGACTTCTGTCTGGACTGGGAGGCCCTGAGCTCCGCCATTAAATCTGGCGAGAGTCTTACGATCCACGATCGAAGCGCATTTTCAACGGCGGCGGGAAATTGGGTCTTGGTGGAAGCGTCCAACGGTGACCACGCTTGGAAGCTTAGCTCTGATTCCGTCAGCAAGGATTCAGCTCCGCTAGAGCCCTGTTTGGAATTTGAAGGCGACTTTTATTTCCCAGCTAGCTTCGAGAACCTGATTCGCATCAAGAATCTCGCTCAGGAGTTTGATGAGAATTGCTCGATATTCCCGACCGCTCGAGGCCAGATCGCACGCAGCACTCTTGGCATCGGAGCTCGCTTCACCACCTTGCATTGGCCCGGCGTGGATTGGGCTATGGCGAATTTGGGAATCGGTGTAACCGCCAACCAAAACAGTATCCCACGCGAACTGGTTTACGATGTGGACGCGATGCTATCTGATTCGCTGGACACGGTGCCATTTCCGTTCATCGGGGCAAACGTTCCCGAAGGGCACCAGGGCCAATCCGTGGAAGGCATGAGCCATGGCTGTGTGATGGCCAAACTCAAGACCGGCTTCCATGCCCACGGCATCAACTGGAGTTTTAATGCGGACCACCAACCGATCGGCGGCAAGTTCGACGTGCGCGAAGACCGACTTGTAGAGGGGTGCTTGTTCGCGTCCTACATTACTTTCGATCTATCCCCAGAGCTGGCCATCACTAAGGTGCCGGAATCTGCTGAAGAGAAGAAGGCCTACGTGAATTCGAACATCGAGAGCTCCTTGGTCGAAAAGGTCGCCCAACGTGTAGCCGATTCCGGTCTGACCGTAGACGAAGACGAACTCAATTCTCTGCTCTGCTACGTCTGGCCCTCCATGGTCAAGATGAAGCAACGCGATGAAAAGTACGCCGCCGCCCGTGAGAAGGCATTTACTACCGCAGTGGGCCGCGAATATCTGCGCGAGCTTTCCATCGACGAGTTGCCAGGCCTGACCACTCCGGAGACTACCGCTGTGATGCTCTCGCTCTGCGAAGCGATGGGTATGCCGGTTAATTTCGTGGCGCCTGCGTTCGGTTTCCAAAAGAACATGCCTTATCCAGACAACGCTAAGCTCAAGACTTTGATCGAGAGCCAGTGGCAGGTCTGCAAAGTGTTCGGCGTTAGCATCGGATTCCACTCTGGATCCGGTAAGTCCTCCGAAAATTACGGTGTGATGGGCGAGGTGACCGGAGGAAATCTAGAGATCAAAACCAGTGGCCGCTATACCTACGAGATGGGTGTGGCTCTTTCCGGTTCCAGTAACGAAGGCGACCAAGCTCTTTGGAAAGATTGGTACCAGTTCACCGTGGATCTCGCCGTGAGTGGAGCTTTCAGTGATTCCGATTCCGAGAAGGCTATGGCTCGTGAGTTCATCGAAACCAGCTTGAAATACGAGAAGCTCTCGACCGATGTTTTCGAGTCGCCTGAAACCGTGCGGGCAGCCTTGGAAGGGCTGACTCCAAGCTCGGAGCACATGCACTGGTTCGAATACAATTTCCTCTACGTTCTTGCCGGCGAAGGAAAGGCCGAAAAATCCGCCCTAGGAGATCACTCGCCAGCTGGTTATCGCCAACGAGCTCGTTTCTACTCGATCAGTGAAGAAGGCCGTTTGGCATTCGCCCGTCGCGTAGCCCTCTACATCGTCGGGCTTGCGAAAGACACCGGTATCGTCGATTCGGATACCTGCGGTTCCGCTGTCGATAAACTGGATAGCTACGATAGCTTCGACGCTTTCTTGTCGGACATCGCCCCCGTCGCGGTTGGCAGCTAA
- a CDS encoding phosphoglycerate dehydrogenase, with translation MTRILLTTTSYQDIPGDHHKMLEESGFEIIRERGPLTEARMLELVGDIDGMICGDDAITAAVVDKALPRLKVISKYGIGLDKIDTDYVEKVGVPLTFCPGVNHTTVAEHTFALMLALFRHLVEEANYTRDGKWTRLSGHEIMGKTIGIVGLGRIGREVAIRAKAFGLRVVGYDIYWPEAFAEEMGVERFDSIAEVFKEAEILSLHTNLTAETENMVCAESIETMKDGVVILNCARGELVNPKDMAAALESGKVGGYGTDVLDVEPPPADHVLLKAKNCIVTPHIGSRTHESVQRQAGMATRNLLNYFNGKPAEAQANKAPWPSA, from the coding sequence ATGACACGTATTTTGCTAACCACTACATCGTATCAGGATATCCCTGGCGATCATCACAAGATGCTCGAGGAATCGGGTTTTGAAATCATCCGTGAGCGCGGACCTCTAACAGAGGCCCGAATGCTCGAACTGGTTGGCGATATCGATGGAATGATCTGTGGCGACGACGCGATCACTGCTGCGGTCGTTGATAAGGCATTGCCTCGTTTGAAGGTGATTTCCAAATACGGTATCGGTCTCGATAAAATCGATACGGACTACGTGGAAAAGGTCGGCGTGCCGCTCACTTTCTGCCCAGGCGTAAATCACACTACCGTCGCGGAGCACACCTTTGCTCTCATGCTCGCACTCTTCCGTCACTTGGTAGAGGAGGCGAACTATACTCGTGACGGCAAGTGGACACGCCTTTCTGGTCACGAAATCATGGGTAAAACCATTGGTATCGTCGGTTTGGGAAGAATTGGCCGCGAGGTCGCTATTCGCGCTAAAGCCTTTGGCCTGAGGGTAGTTGGTTACGATATTTATTGGCCGGAAGCCTTTGCCGAAGAGATGGGTGTCGAGCGTTTCGACAGCATTGCCGAAGTTTTCAAGGAAGCGGAAATTCTCAGTCTGCACACGAACCTGACGGCCGAAACGGAAAACATGGTTTGTGCGGAGAGCATCGAAACCATGAAGGATGGAGTCGTTATCCTGAACTGCGCTCGTGGCGAGTTGGTTAATCCCAAGGACATGGCTGCGGCTCTCGAATCTGGTAAAGTCGGCGGCTACGGTACGGATGTTTTGGATGTGGAGCCTCCTCCAGCCGATCACGTTTTGCTTAAGGCCAAGAACTGCATAGTCACGCCGCATATCGGATCTCGCACTCACGAGTCCGTGCAACGCCAAGCCGGCATGGCAACTCGCAACTTGCTAAACTATTTCAACGGAAAACCAGCCGAAGCCCAAGCGAACAAAGCTCCCTGGCCCTCCGCTTAA
- a CDS encoding Ldh family oxidoreductase — translation MSEVFKVVQEETHNALVEAAYKHRGYSAEESAYAAKFSAYASTHGIRTHNALKALHLDHLFGSGSQGCVPDAKIEKLESRFEASQTWNANKKLGQATAYEALETCIELADKYGVGQVSVDNAFHYLWGGGYVMEAAKRGYIAYTNCTAALAEVVPFGGKYPTLGTNPHSWGFPTVDAVGFPIVIDWATSVIAMGRVQQLAREGASLPPNAAVDKDGNPTTDPKQAAALIPFGAHKGYGLSLINEIVGGFIGGSLPTIRNRSWEQADEKHTACFYFQVIHPDAVSSGAFAKSRNQSQNVKAVIEDILGHGNESCLLPGQIEAGAAKKTAANGGLLFTDAEIAAFNELAEECGSPVWDADSFAIAKS, via the coding sequence ATGTCCGAAGTTTTTAAAGTAGTCCAAGAGGAAACTCATAATGCTCTGGTGGAAGCCGCATACAAGCACCGTGGATACTCGGCAGAAGAGTCCGCCTACGCGGCCAAGTTCTCCGCTTACGCCTCCACGCATGGCATTCGCACCCACAACGCCCTCAAGGCCCTGCACCTGGATCACCTATTCGGTTCCGGTTCTCAAGGTTGCGTGCCCGATGCCAAGATCGAAAAATTGGAGTCCCGCTTCGAGGCGAGCCAGACTTGGAATGCCAACAAGAAGCTCGGCCAAGCCACCGCTTACGAGGCTCTCGAAACCTGTATCGAACTGGCTGACAAATACGGTGTGGGCCAAGTGTCGGTAGACAACGCATTCCACTACCTTTGGGGAGGTGGATACGTCATGGAAGCGGCCAAGCGCGGCTACATCGCCTATACTAATTGTACGGCAGCCTTGGCGGAAGTCGTTCCGTTTGGTGGCAAGTATCCGACTTTGGGCACCAATCCGCATAGCTGGGGATTCCCAACCGTGGACGCGGTCGGTTTCCCGATTGTAATTGACTGGGCCACCTCGGTTATCGCCATGGGCCGCGTACAGCAGCTCGCTCGCGAAGGGGCAAGCCTCCCGCCAAACGCAGCAGTGGATAAGGATGGAAATCCCACTACAGACCCGAAGCAGGCAGCCGCGTTGATCCCATTTGGAGCTCACAAGGGCTACGGCTTGAGCCTGATCAATGAAATCGTGGGCGGCTTCATCGGCGGGTCTTTGCCAACTATTCGTAACCGTTCATGGGAGCAGGCGGACGAAAAGCACACCGCCTGTTTCTACTTCCAGGTCATCCATCCGGATGCGGTAAGTTCGGGGGCTTTTGCCAAGAGTCGTAACCAGTCCCAGAACGTGAAGGCCGTGATCGAGGATATTCTCGGACATGGAAATGAAAGTTGCCTGCTTCCTGGCCAGATCGAAGCCGGCGCGGCTAAGAAAACCGCTGCCAACGGAGGTTTACTGTTCACAGACGCTGAGATTGCCGCGTTTAACGAGTTGGCTGAGGAATGTGGCTCACCTGTCTGGGATGCCGATAGCTTCGCCATCGCCAAATCCTAA